A window from Vanessa atalanta chromosome 18, ilVanAtal1.2, whole genome shotgun sequence encodes these proteins:
- the LOC125070719 gene encoding lipopolysaccharide-induced tumor necrosis factor-alpha factor homolog yields the protein MATNNYPPNTSNIPPCNTNDLPPPYSAVVGNPQYGFVAPPGEPFPAAGGVFPQPKQFTPVGVYPHPTVLPTSAQPQTDVPPPPPGMSVPVGVVMPPAVGSEPTTVTCYNCGKVVTTRVTYTTAWHTHLVAGSICVITMVCSLCCLGLIPYCFDTFKDAEHYCPNCSTFIGKSNKC from the exons ATGGCTACAAATAATTATCCTCCGAATACCTCAAACATCCCACCTTGTAATACGAATGATCTTCCACCACCATACTCTGCTGTTGTAGGTAATCCCCAGTATGGTTTTGTTGCACCTCCAGGTGAACCATTTCCTGCGGCGGGTGGTGTCTTTCCGCAACCAAAACAATTCACTCCAGTAGGAGTCTATCCTCATCCAACAGTCTTACCTACCTCTGCTCAACCTCAAACTGATGTTCCGCCTCCGCCTCCTGGTATGTCTGTGCCTGTTGGTGTCGTGATGCCTCCTGCGGTTGGTAGTGAACCCACCACAGTGACTTGCTACAACTGTGGCAAAGTTGTTACAACAAGGGTTACATATACAACAGCTTGGCATACTCATCTCGTTGCTGGTTCAATTTGTGTAATCACTAt ggTTTGTTCATTATGCTGTCTTGGACTCATACCTTATTGCTTCGACACCTTCAAGGATGCTGAACACTACTGCCCCAACTGCAGTACCTTTATTGGTAAAAGCAACAAAtgctaa
- the LOC125070720 gene encoding NTF2-related export protein has protein sequence MASEVALKNVDNACETAEEFTRVFYKQVDNSRHLTSKLYLDTGLLVWNGNGINGNDKIQKFLMDLPASNHVLKTLDAQPISENLVANKLTYLIQACGDVTYQNDDVKKPFQQTFLIVAVEGKWKIASDCFRLQVPHSN, from the coding sequence ATGGCCAGTGAAGTTGCTTTGAAAAATGTAGACAATGCGTGCGAAACCGCAGAAGAATTTACAAGAGTATTCTACAAACAAGTAGATAATAGTAGACATTTAACCTCGAAGTTGTATCTAGACACAGGACTATTGGTTTGGAATGGGAATGGAATCAATGGAAATGATAAAATCCAAAAGTTTCTCATGGATTTGCCTGCCAGCAATCACGTATTAAAAACATTAGACGCCCAGCCGATATCGGAAAATTTAGTAGCAAATAAACTGACGTACCTTATTCAAGCTTGTGGAGACGTCACATACCAAAACGATGATGTTAAAAAACCATTTCAACAAACATTCCTTATCGTTGCCGTTGAAGGTAAATGGAAAATAGCATCAGACTGTTTTAGACTCCAAGTACCACATAGTAATTAG